A window of Solanum stenotomum isolate F172 chromosome 3, ASM1918654v1, whole genome shotgun sequence contains these coding sequences:
- the LOC125858380 gene encoding D-xylose-proton symporter-like 3, chloroplastic, with translation MGWYNPTMALSKPPLLVPSNSWVLKGKKVIECRRNYPLIGRKKENLVGVHFVGCKGMLRLKVSASSGEGEEAEPGHIEEFSWSSVILPFIFPALGGLLFGYDIGATSGATISLQSPELSGMSWYNLSAVQLGLVVSGSLYGALIGSILAYPFADFLGRRRELIVAAILYLAGGSLTACAPGLGALLLGRLVYGLGIGLAMHGAPLYIAETCPSQIRGTLISLKELAIVLGILLGYFVGSYEIDVIGGWRYMFGFSAPIALLMGFGMWTLPPSPRWLLLRAIQGKGPLQEYKENAIGALSKLRGRPAGDKVSEKQIEDTIISLKTAYTDEEAEGNFLEVLQGPSLKAFTIGGGLVLFQQITGQPSVLYYAGSILQSAGFSAAADAARVSVVIGIFKSLMTAVAVLKADDLGRRPLLIGGVSGIALSLFLLSAYYKFLGSYPFVAVSALLLYVGCYQISFGPISWLMVSEIFPLRTRGKGISLAVLTNFGSNAIVTFAFSPLKELLGAENLFLLFGVIALLSLVFVVTSVPETKGLTLEEIESKILK, from the exons ATGGGTTGGTATAATCCGACTATGGCACTCTCAAAACCACCATTGCTAGTTCCATCCAACTCGTGGGTTTTGAAGGGTAAGAAGGTAATTGAATGTAGAAGAAATTACCCATTGATTGGAAGGAAGAAGGAAAATTTAGTGGGTGTACATTTTGTGGGTTGTAAGGGAATGCTCAGACTGAAG GTTTCGGCATCTtcaggagaaggagaagaagccGAGCCAGGGCATATAGAGGAATTCAGTTGGTCTTCTGTTATTTTGCC TTTTATCTTCCCAGCCCTAGGCGGTTTATTATTTGGCTATGATATTGGTGCCACCTCAGGTGCTACCATCTCATTGCAG TCGCCTGAGCTTAGTGGAATGAGTTGGTACAACCTCTCAGCTGTTCAGCTTGGTCTTGTG gtcaGCGGTTCCCTTTATGGGGCTCTTATTGGCTCCATACTCGCCTACCCATTTGCTGATTTCCTAG GAAGGAGGAGGGAACTGATCGTAGCAGCCATTTTATATTTGGCTGGCGGTTCACTAACTGCCTGTGCTCCAGGACTAGGGGCACTCTTGTTGGGTCGGCTTGTTTATGGACTAGGAATTGGCTTG GCAATGCATGGAGCACCTCTATATATAGCAGAGACTTGTCCATCCCAAATCAGAGGGACATTAATCTCTTTAAAGGAGCTGGCAATAGTACTGGGTATTTTG CTGGGTTATTTTGTAGGTAGCTATGAAATTGATGTCATTGGAGGGTGGCGTTACATGTTTGGATTTAGTGCTCCAATTGCTTTATTGATGGGGTTTGGCATGTGGACTCTCCCACCATCTCCCAGATGGTTACTTCTGAGGGCAATTCAAGGTAAAGGACCATTGCAGGAATACAAAGAGAATGCTATTGGAGCATTGAGCAAACTGAGAGGCCGCCCTGCTGGCGATAAAGTATCTGAAAAACAAATAGAAGATACTATTATATCATTGAAAACTGCCTACACAGATGAAGAAGCTGAAGGAAATTTTCTCGAGGTATTGCAAGGACCAAGTTTGAAAGCATTTACAATTGGAGGAGGTTTGGTCCTATTTCAACAG ATAACTGGACAGCCAAGCGTTCTGTATTATGCTGGTTCAATTCTTCAG AGTGCTGGTTTTTCTGCGGCTGCAGATGCTGCTCGAGTTTCAGTCGTTATTGGTATATTTAAG TCACTGATGACAGCAGTCGCTGTCCTAAAAGCTGATGATCTTGGGAGAAGGCCATTGTTGATTGGAGGAGTCAGTGGGATT GCCCTATCATTGTTTCTTCTTTCAGCTTATTATAAATTTCTCGGCAGTTACCCTTTCGTTGCTGTTTCTGCTCTGCTTCTCTATGTGGGATGCTACCAG ATATCTTTTGGGCCTATTAGCTGGCTTATGGTATCAGAGATTTTCCCACTCCGCACCAGAGGGAAGGGGATAAGTCTAGCTGTTCTTACCAATTTTGGTTCTAATGCGATAGTGACCTTTGCCTTTTCACCTCTAAAG GAGTTGCTTGGGGCAGAAAATCTCTTCCTTCTATTTGGAGTGATTGCTTTGTTGTCACTTGTGTTTGTGGTCACCTCTGTTCCAGAGACTAAAGGCTTGACCTTGGAAGAGATTGAGTCCAAAATCTTGAAGTGA